The following proteins come from a genomic window of Pichia kudriavzevii chromosome 1, complete sequence:
- a CDS encoding uncharacterized protein (PKUD0A10120; Pfam Domains: FTR1(1.6e-112)) produces MADVFNVQIFFIVFREALEAVIVVSVLLAFVKQSLGENMDLARRLTIQIWVGSFCGVFICLAIGGAFIGAYYSLNKNIWGNSEDLWEGIFCIIATVLISAMGIAMVRINKLQRKWRIKIAKAILTPPAKKSERFKIGYLLKKYSMFILPFITTLREGLEAVVFVGGVGISEASAKAFPLPIICGIIAGIAVGMFLYYGGSAVSLQIFLCVSTAILYLIAAGLFSRGIWYLQSDRFNKKTGGDASESGSGPGSYDISESVWHVNCCNPEIDNGWDVFNALLGWQNSATYGSVISYNIYWLSLIVVLILMMYEEKHNHLPFVSFSFRHLNPMYHLKRKSKNELSAEEEERLFAQAKMHMTQEVKNNEAL; encoded by the coding sequence ATGGCGGACGTTTTTAATGTTCAGATCTTCTTTATTGTCTTCAGAGAAGCATTAGAAgctgttattgttgtttctgttttatTGGCTTTCGTTAAACAATCCCTTGGTGAAAATATGGATCTTGCAAGGAGGTTGACCATCCAAATTTGGGTGGGTTCTTTCTGTGGTGTGTTTATTTGTCTTGCTATTGGTGGTGCTTTCATTGGTGCTTACTACtctttgaacaaaaatatttggGGTAATTCTGAAGATTTGTGGGAAGGTATCTTTTGTATTATTGCGACTGTTCTTATCTCTGCCATGGGTATTGCTATGGTTAGAATCAACAAGttacaaagaaaatggagaaTCAAGATTGCCAAGGCCATCTTGACTCCACCTGCTAAGAAATCCGAGAGATTCAAGATTGGTTATTTGCTTAAGAAATACTCAATGTTTATTCTTCCTTTTATTACCACCCTTAGAGAAGGTCTAGAGGCGGTTGTTTTCGTCGGTGGTGTTGGTATCTCCGAAGCATCTGCTAAGGCTTTCCCATTACCAATTATTTGTGGTATCATTGCAGGTATCGCCGTCGGTATGTTCCTCTACTATGGTGGTTCTGCTGTTTCTCTACAAATTTTCCTTTGTGTTTCTACTGCAATTCTTTATCTCATTGCTGCAGGTTTGTTTTCTAGAGGTATTTGGTATTTACAAAGCGACCGtttcaacaagaaaactGGTGGTGATGCTTCTGAATCTGGTTCTGGTCCTGGTTCTTACGATATCTCTGAATCTGTTTGGCACGTCAATTGCTGTAACCCAGAAATAGATAACGGTTGGGATGTTTTCAACGCATTGTTAGGCTGGCAAAACTCTGCTACTTATGGTTCTGTCATCTCGTACAATATTTATTGGTTGTCCcttattgttgttttgattCTCATGATGTACGAGGAAAAGCACAATCATTTGCCTTTTGTCTCATTTAGTTTCAGACACCTCAATCCAATGTATCActtgaagagaaagagcAAGAATGAATTGAGTGCCGAAGAGGAAGAACGTCTATTTGCACAAGCTAAGATGCATATGACTCAAGAAGTCAAGAATAATGAAGCCCtttga
- a CDS encoding uncharacterized protein (PKUD0A10110; similar to Saccharomyces cerevisiae YNL116W (DMA2) and YHR115C (DMA1); ancestral locus Anc_2.157), translating to MPLIPYTGSFLSSSTSSLERQTRGAQGDAENAGNLHGSTRSSNSNSPNTFQADPPVENSEVHQENEQSNSGGSYASSNHHQPLLRKISMSNTIHGLVNSIRPLSTLQSSSRHRNRSASQSSPRSRSSSLLQGQHSERSNNPFLSELNDNLPMNLSENELDILGAAPNVSEGGIPSTQMPDMSVRTQPYIQVNLDEATRINRSRRRADSQTGSILGSYPNSRSSSHMNSRPNSHPNSRSGSRQQLSMNPFSADNTNTGNSIVITNMDTNAHNTFNPAVYNYNMANSETVANFQMFLGEEEEFHNLRTRGNTLRGEDNLIPEAITGHEDVLPNTIIAGDEDTRPDNNEFQLNERMGEGNEENRVGTIYFPTSENNGEGNSNVGVGQTGGVSASTHAEQVASDSDGFYSIRFTPSIDHSSTHPYMFFGPIVRKLKPGMNISIGRYTEKSKAAATAAAGSSESVVFKSKVVSRQHAELTVDDKGKWYIKDVKSSSGTFLNHVRLSPPNCESAKVYLRDGDVLQLGVDYRGGSEEMYRCVKLKVELNDSWRKRAAKFSKEAHEKLKNLTNKSSGEELTACVICLDDIRPCQAVFVSSCSHSWHYRCIRPLLVKTYPQFLCPNCKAVCDLEADPDDFEDA from the coding sequence ATGCCTCTAATTCCTTATACCGGATCTTTTCTGTCTAGTTCTACATCTTCGTTGGAGCGGCAAACAAGGGGCGCACAAGGAGATGCAGAAAATGCAGGTAATCTCCATGGATCAACGAGGAGTAGTAACTCAAACTCGCCGAATACGTTTCAAGCGGATCCACCTGTTGAGAATAGCGAGGTCCATCAGGAAAATGAGCAAAGTAATAGTGGTGGAAGTTATGcttcatcaaatcatcatcaaccGTTGCTGAGGAAGATCTCAATGAGCAATACAATCCATGGATTGGTGAACTCTATTAGACCTTTGAGTACTTTACAGAGTAGCTCGAGGCATCGTAATAGAAGCGCTTCACAGTCTTCACCAAGGTCCagatcttcttctttgttacAGGGACAACACAGCGAGAGATCAAACAATCCATTCCTTAGTGAGTTAAACGACAATCTCCCAATGAATTTGAGTGAAAACGAATTGGACATATTAGGTGCTGCTCCTAATGTTAGTGAAGGAGGCATTCCTTCTACGCAGATGCCAGATATGAGTGTCAGAACCCAGCCTTACATTCAGGTGAATTTGGATGAAGCTACAAGAATAAATCGCTCGAGACGTCGTGCAGATTCACAAACCGGATCCATATTGGGGTCGTATCCAAACTCACGTTCAAGTTCACATATGAATTCAAGGCCTAACTCACATCCAAATTCGAGATCAGGATCACGTCAACAGTTAAGCATGAATCCATTTAGTGCTGACAACACTAATACCGGAAATAGTATCGTAATTACTAACATGGATACGAATGCACACAATACCTTTAATCCTGCGGTATATAATTACAACATGGCCAACAGTGAAACCGTGgccaattttcaaatgtttttaggtgaagaagaagaatttcaTAATCTAAGGACTCGAGGTAACACATTAAGAGGCGAGGATAATTTAATACCAGAGGCAATCACAGGCCATGAAGATGTGCTACCTAATACTATTATAGCTGGCGACGAGGACACGAGGCCAGACAATAACGAGTTTCAGTTGAATGAAAGGATGGGGGAGGGTAATGAGGAGAATAGAGTTGGAACTATCTATTTTCCAACATCCGAAAACAACGGAGAGGGAAACTCTAATGTAGGTGTTGGACAAACAGGGGGAGTATCGGCTTCAACACATGCCGAGCAAGTTGCTTCAGACTCAGATGGGTTTTATTCCATTAGATTTACCCCATCAATTGATCATTCTTCCACACATCCATACATGTTTTTTGGACCTATTGTGCGTAAACTAAAACCAGGAATGAATATATCTATTGGTAGATATACGGAGAAGAGCAAGGCAGCCGCTACAGCAGCAGCTGGATCTAGTGAAAGTGTCGTTTTCAAAAGTAAAGTTGTTTCACGACAGCACGCCGAACTAACAGTTGATGATAAGGGGAAGTGGTATATTAAAGATGTCAAATCTTCCAGTGGCACATTTTTGAATCACGTACGGCTTTCGCCACCTAATTGTGAAAGCGCTAAAGTTTATTTGAGAGACGGCGATGTCTTACAACTTGGTGTTGATTATCGGGGAGGCAGCGAAGAAATGTATAGGTGTGTTAAATTGAAGGTGGAGCTGAACGACTCATGGAGGAAACGAGCCGCCAAATTTAGTAAGGAAGCACAtgagaagttgaaaaatttgacTAACAAGAGTAGTGGGGAAGAGCTAACTGCATGTGTTATTTGTTTGGATGATATCAGGCCATGTCAAGCAGTTTTTGTCAGTAGTTGTTCTCATTCATGGCATTATAGATGCATTAGACCTTTATTGGTGAAAACATACCCACAATTTCTATGTCCAAATTGCAAAGCTGTTTGTGACTTGGAGGCTGATCCAGAcgattttgaagatgcatga